The Oceanispirochaeta sp. genome contains the following window.
ACAGCAGGCGGCGATTGTCCAGGTTTAAATGCGGCTATCAGAGGTGTTGGAAAAACAGCCATTCTTAAATACGGCATGAAAGTCTATGGTTTCTCTTCAGGCTATCTGGGTCTGATCAATGGAGAATACCGAAAGCTGAATGAGAAATCTCTGTCGGGAATCCTGACCCTGGGAGGGACCATTTTAGGTACATCAAGGGAAAAACCTTTTAAACCCCAGGAATATGAAGAGTATATCGGGAGTAAGCCCGAACGCATTCTGGAAAACTATGACCGCCTGGGTCTTGATACCCTGATCTGCATCGGTGGTAACGGCACGATGAAGACGGCCGGAAAACTACAGGGGATGGGTCTGAATGTCATCGGTGTCCCCAAAACCATCGACAACGATGTCTGGGGTACGGATGTGACCTTCGGGTTTGATTCGGCAGTCAACATTGCCACTGAAGCCATAGACCGGATGCACACGACGGCCAACTCCCATAAAAGGATCATGGTGGTAGAAGTCATGGGCCATCACACGGGATGGCTGACCCTTTTTTCAGGCGTGGCCGGCGGAGGAGATGTCATCCTTGTGCCGGAAATTGAATGGAAGCCTGAAATTCTGAAAGACTATCTCTTAGGCCGGCTGGATGCGGGGAAGCCCTACTCCATTGTCGTCGTTGCAGAAGGAATTAAAATTCCCAAAAAGGGGAGAAAGAGGAAACAGGAATCTGCCGGAACTGCCGTGGCTACGATGATTCAGGAACTCACAGGCATTGAGACCAGAGAAACCATTCTGGGATACATTCAAAGGGGAGGATCCCCCTCCCCCAGGGATAGAATGATCGCCACCGAGCTGGGAGCCTATACCGCAGGCATGGCATCCAATAAGGAGTTTGGCCGTATGGCTGCCTATAAGGGGTATGACCTGATTTCGGTCGGCCTGGACGAAGTCGCCGGCAAAATAAAGTATGTCCCCCGGGAGCATCCCCTGATCCATCATGCCCGTTCTATCGACACCTGTTTCGGTGATGGTATGCCTGATATTATTAGAAGGAAAGGATAAGGAATATGGCCGTTAGCACATCATCCCTTAAACGGGATTATCCTTTCTTTAATAAAGAAATGAGCTGGCTTTCCTTCAATGCCAGAGTCCTCCAGGAAGCCGAAGACCAGAGGAATCCCCTGGGAGAGCGGATGAAGTTTATGGGGATCTATTCCTCCAATCTGGATGAATTCTTCAGGGTCCGTGTGGCCATGATCAGACGTCTGTGCCAGATGGGTCAGGAGGGAGTCCGAATTCTGAAAGAAGATCCTGCCGAAGCCATCCTTGAAATCCAGAAGGAGGTGGCACTCCAGAGAAAACGCTTTAATCTGACCTTGAAGTCTCTCTACAGTGAAATGGACGAGCAGGGCATACAGCTTCTGGATGATGATAACCTGGATGAAGACCAGATTGCCTTCACCAAAGATTATTTTGAGAGGGAAGTCCGGCATAAAATCTTCCCCATCATGATTGATAAACGCTATAAGCTGCCTGAGATGAGGGATAAAACCCTCTACCTGGCTGTTGAGATGAAAAGAATGGTTCGTCAGGAAGAAAAAACGACCTACAGCATCATCGAAATTCCGACGAAGGTCCTCCCCCGATTCATCAAACTACCCAACCAGGGGGATGATCAGAAAATCATACTCATAGACGAAATTGTCAGGGTGGGACTGCCCTCCATTTTCAGGGACAGCCACTACCACAGCTTCCGCGCCTGGAACTTCAAAGTGGTCCGTGATTCAGAGCTGGATATTGATGAAGATGATGATAGCCTCAGTTATATGAGCAAGATCAATCAGAGCATCCAGAAGCGTAAACTGGGGGATATCATCTGGTTCCTCTACGATACCGACATGAATGAAGAGCTGCTGAACATGTTCCTCAAAAAGATGAAATTCCGAAAACACGATACAGTAACCCCGGGGGGACGCTATCATTATTTCAGTGATTTTATTCGTTTTCCCAAATTTGTAAACCTTCCCTGCAGCGAATCGGATCAAGCCTTGAAGCATCGTCACTTTCCCACGGGAACCAAGATATTTCCTGCCATCAAGGCCAAGGATACACTGCTCTACTTTCCCTACCATTCCTTTGATACTGTAATAGACCTCCTGAGGGAAGCTTCTATTGATCCCCATGTGGAATGCATCAAGGTGACTCTCTACCGGGTGGCAAATTATTCCAGTGTTGTTAATGCTCTGATCAATGCCCGGAAGAACAGAAAGGAAGTTCTGGTCATTATGGAGCTGCAGGCCCGGTTCGATGAAGAAAATAATATTTTCTGGGCCAACATACTGAAAGAGAATGATGTACAAGTGGTTTTTGGTGTGGAAGGACTCAAGGTACACTCCAAACTGCTGCTCATTTCCCGGAGAGAAAAAGGAAAAACCGTCCGCTACGGCGGTATTGGAACGGGAAATCTGAATGAAGACACCGCCAGGATCTACACGGACTGCTTTCTTTTATCCGCCCATAAAGAGATTCTGGAAGAAGTGGATGCCCTCTTTGACTTTTTCGAAAACAACTACAGACATCGCCGGACCAAACACCTTCTGATCTCGCCCTATGGCCTGCGTTCCGGCATCTGCGAACTTATCGATCAGGAAATAGAGTGGGCCCGGAAGGGAGAAAAAGCAACCATTCGTATCAAGCTGAACAACCTCAGCGACGAAGGCATCATTCAGAAGCTCTATGAAGCCTCCCAGGCGGGAGTCAAGGTGAAGATCATTGTCCGGGGACGTTTTTCCCTGGTACCCGGTGTGCCTGGATTCAGTGAGAATATTGAAGCCATCAGTATTCTGGACAGATACCTGGAACACGCCCGCTTCTTTATTTTCAGGAACGGGGGAGACAATAAATGCTACATCACTTCAGCCGACTGGCTGGTTCGAAACATAGACCGCCGGGTGGAAGTAACCTGTCCTATCTACAGAAAAAGCCTCAAACAGGAATTAAAAAGCATTTTCGACATCCAGTGGTCAGATAACAGTAAGGCTCGTATACTGGATAAGGAACTTAAAAATATGTATGTCCCCCAGAATGAGGGAGAGGAAATGATCCGTTCCCAGGACGCCGTATATAAGTATCTGATACAAAAAACTGCCCGGAGTTAATATGCCCGTTTTTATAAACCGCGTCCTGAATATGAAAAATATCAAAGTGATTGGTTTTGATATGGACTATACTCTGGTCCGTTACCATACCGAGGCTTTTGAAAAACTGACTCACTCACTGGCGGCCCATCGTCTTGCCGACAGGCCGGACTACCCCGAGGAGGTCAAACATCTTGATTTTGATTTCCAGAGAGCCAGCGTCGGCCTGGTCATCGATAAAAGGAATGGAAATCTTCTTCAGGTCAGCCGTCACGGAAAAGTCAAGATCGCCTTTCATGGCCTGGAAGTTCTGGACTACCACAAACAACAGATCATTTACCAGGAAATGGCTATTGACCTGAGAGATCCGGATTTTCAGAGTCTGGACACCAGCTTTGCCATTTCCTACGGCGTTCTCTTCAGCCAGCTGGTTCAAATGAAATCAGATGGATTCAGCTTGCCCGATTATCGCCATCTGGCAGAAGATGTGAATCATGAGATAGACATCCTCCATCAGGATGACAGCATCAAATCCAGGCTCAGGACAGACTTTGACCGTTATGTCATAAAGGATCCCAAGGTGGCGGGCATGCTGGAACGCTACAGGGATTACGGCAAAAAGTTGATGATCATCACCAATTCTGACTATGGCTATACGAGGCAGTTGCTGGACTATGCCCTGAACCCCTACCTGAAGAAGCACAAAACCTGGCAGGATCTTTTTGATATTGTCATCACTTTTGCAGAAAAACCCCGTTTTTTTGAGCAGAAGGGGCGCTTCCTCCGCATCGATCCGAAAACTGAATTGATGAGCAACCATACGGAAGCTGTGGATTCCGGAATCTATCAGGGAGGAAATTTCCACAAGCTTCAACAGGATCTGGGGTTTTCTGGTAGTGAGATTCTCTACCTGGGTGACCACATTTACGGGGATGTTGTTTCCATCAAGAAAACCTGCAATTGGAGAACAGCACTGGTTTTGGGTGATCTGGAAGATGAAATTCAAGGGCTGAAAAAATCACAGAGCGTTCAGGAAGAGATCAATCGTCTGATGGGAGAAAAGCTCATCCTCGAAAAGGAAATAAATATCCTGGACTCCAAGCGCTTTGAAGGAGAGAATATCCCCCGGAGCAGGCTCACACCACTCTTTGACAAGATGGATGGCCTCAATACTAGGATTTCCGATCTGCTAGGGCAGTATAAAGCCTTCTTCAATCCCTACTGGGGAGAAATTCTTCGGGCGGGTTTTGATGAAAGCCGTTATGCCGAACAGGTCGAAAAATACGCCTGCATCTATATGACCAAGGTTTCAGACTTATATGAATATTCGCCTAAGACCTACTTCAGGCCTTTTAGACGGGTCATGCCCCATGAAGACATGACCCTGCTGAGCTGAAATTCCTAAGAGGACAGGCGCTCTTTCCAGGAGAGTAACTTAATCAGACTGTCATCCAGCCCTCCCGGCCGGCTGCTTAAGGCCCAGGATCGGCTGAATTGATGCCCCAGGGCAGTCAGCTGTTTATTCAGACTCATTCTCTCTTCGGCGGGAATCTTCTCCCAGTCGACTCCTCCCGTATCAAAGAGTATTGTCGATAGTCTTACTCCCATTCTGCATAAGGAGAGAGTCATTTCCAGTTCTTCCCGGAATATGACGGAACCTGTGCTCTCCACATCTGACAGAAGCCGGGAGCACTCATCCAGAATCTCTCCGGCTCTGCCCAGTCCGGCACAGCGGCATTTTTCATATTGATCCCGGACAAAGGGATAAAATGGATCCATCAGGAGATAGTTGAAGAGGGATCCGTTATGGAGAGAGACTGGATTTTCCAGATAAAGGGACGCCAGTTTCCGCAGAACCCGGGCTGACCGGCCGGAAGAGTCCCGAAACAGGAAGGTCGACAGGGCTGAAGTCCAGGTTGATTCCTCCATCTCCTCCATGGAGGAGGCACCGCCCCAGGCGGCCTGGGAAGCCATCAAAAATCCGGGCCAACTGACAAGGGGCTGCTGCCAATGTCCGTTATCACCCCAGTCTGTAACCATGTACCCCAGGGCGCCATTTTCCTCGGCCCAATAGGCGCCATTCCTGATATTTTCAAGGGCGTTTTCCCAGCGCCCTGCGAGAGAATGCCAGGAAGACGTTCCGGTACAGACGTAAAAATCAAGGCCGGCATCCTTAAGCACACCCGTTTCTTTCTCGAAGGGATGATCCCTTTCATAGCCCCAGTTGACCGCGATGAGATCTTCGGGAATTTCCGGAACCAATTCGGGATAGTTTAAAACAATATCCGCCCAGAACTGGACGGTAAATCCCCTACTGGTGGCTTCGTTTGTCAGTTTAATGAGAAAATCAAGATACACCCGGCCTTCCCCCTTCTCTTTTACGAGGTCTTGACTCCTTCCCAGACCCAGGTCAAAGGTCTCATCACAGCCGATATTGAACTGTCTGCTGGAAAAACAGGGGAGAAGCTGATCATAGAGGTCCTTCACAAGTTCCAGAGATTCATCGCATCCGGGATAGAGGGTGGTGGAAACGG
Protein-coding sequences here:
- a CDS encoding HAD-IG family 5'-nucleotidase, coding for MPVFINRVLNMKNIKVIGFDMDYTLVRYHTEAFEKLTHSLAAHRLADRPDYPEEVKHLDFDFQRASVGLVIDKRNGNLLQVSRHGKVKIAFHGLEVLDYHKQQIIYQEMAIDLRDPDFQSLDTSFAISYGVLFSQLVQMKSDGFSLPDYRHLAEDVNHEIDILHQDDSIKSRLRTDFDRYVIKDPKVAGMLERYRDYGKKLMIITNSDYGYTRQLLDYALNPYLKKHKTWQDLFDIVITFAEKPRFFEQKGRFLRIDPKTELMSNHTEAVDSGIYQGGNFHKLQQDLGFSGSEILYLGDHIYGDVVSIKKTCNWRTALVLGDLEDEIQGLKKSQSVQEEINRLMGEKLILEKEINILDSKRFEGENIPRSRLTPLFDKMDGLNTRISDLLGQYKAFFNPYWGEILRAGFDESRYAEQVEKYACIYMTKVSDLYEYSPKTYFRPFRRVMPHEDMTLLS
- a CDS encoding family 20 glycosylhydrolase, whose amino-acid sequence is MDKNIIPRPSKITEIEGSYTVPAGLMDALKDPLLKVIPEDLIVQPDGELSLEAYVLTIEQKTVTIRSSSQRGRYNALLTLTQLVLSSQEEGKIHCCTIEDEPLFLNRAVMLDVSRDRVYKMDYLKQMIRRFVLLKYNQIQLYTEHTFAYKGHEEVWRDASPFTPSEIRELDLYCLDRGMELVPNQNSFGHMERWLKHSKYHSLAETAQGFTDSWGVFHPVSTTLYPGCDESLELVKDLYDQLLPCFSSRQFNIGCDETFDLGLGRSQDLVKEKGEGRVYLDFLIKLTNEATSRGFTVQFWADIVLNYPELVPEIPEDLIAVNWGYERDHPFEKETGVLKDAGLDFYVCTGTSSWHSLAGRWENALENIRNGAYWAEENGALGYMVTDWGDNGHWQQPLVSWPGFLMASQAAWGGASSMEEMEESTWTSALSTFLFRDSSGRSARVLRKLASLYLENPVSLHNGSLFNYLLMDPFYPFVRDQYEKCRCAGLGRAGEILDECSRLLSDVESTGSVIFREELEMTLSLCRMGVRLSTILFDTGGVDWEKIPAEERMSLNKQLTALGHQFSRSWALSSRPGGLDDSLIKLLSWKERLSS
- the ppk1 gene encoding polyphosphate kinase 1 — translated: MAVSTSSLKRDYPFFNKEMSWLSFNARVLQEAEDQRNPLGERMKFMGIYSSNLDEFFRVRVAMIRRLCQMGQEGVRILKEDPAEAILEIQKEVALQRKRFNLTLKSLYSEMDEQGIQLLDDDNLDEDQIAFTKDYFEREVRHKIFPIMIDKRYKLPEMRDKTLYLAVEMKRMVRQEEKTTYSIIEIPTKVLPRFIKLPNQGDDQKIILIDEIVRVGLPSIFRDSHYHSFRAWNFKVVRDSELDIDEDDDSLSYMSKINQSIQKRKLGDIIWFLYDTDMNEELLNMFLKKMKFRKHDTVTPGGRYHYFSDFIRFPKFVNLPCSESDQALKHRHFPTGTKIFPAIKAKDTLLYFPYHSFDTVIDLLREASIDPHVECIKVTLYRVANYSSVVNALINARKNRKEVLVIMELQARFDEENNIFWANILKENDVQVVFGVEGLKVHSKLLLISRREKGKTVRYGGIGTGNLNEDTARIYTDCFLLSAHKEILEEVDALFDFFENNYRHRRTKHLLISPYGLRSGICELIDQEIEWARKGEKATIRIKLNNLSDEGIIQKLYEASQAGVKVKIIVRGRFSLVPGVPGFSENIEAISILDRYLEHARFFIFRNGGDNKCYITSADWLVRNIDRRVEVTCPIYRKSLKQELKSIFDIQWSDNSKARILDKELKNMYVPQNEGEEMIRSQDAVYKYLIQKTARS
- a CDS encoding 6-phosphofructokinase; its protein translation is MAGTVKKIGILTAGGDCPGLNAAIRGVGKTAILKYGMKVYGFSSGYLGLINGEYRKLNEKSLSGILTLGGTILGTSREKPFKPQEYEEYIGSKPERILENYDRLGLDTLICIGGNGTMKTAGKLQGMGLNVIGVPKTIDNDVWGTDVTFGFDSAVNIATEAIDRMHTTANSHKRIMVVEVMGHHTGWLTLFSGVAGGGDVILVPEIEWKPEILKDYLLGRLDAGKPYSIVVVAEGIKIPKKGRKRKQESAGTAVATMIQELTGIETRETILGYIQRGGSPSPRDRMIATELGAYTAGMASNKEFGRMAAYKGYDLISVGLDEVAGKIKYVPREHPLIHHARSIDTCFGDGMPDIIRRKG